Proteins encoded by one window of Nocardia goodfellowii:
- a CDS encoding VOC family protein — protein MRIAVTSVFVDDQDKALNFYTEVLGFQKKHDIPLGAAKWLTVVSPQDTGGTELLLEPDGNPVAAAYKKGLREDGIPCIQFGVDDVRAEFERLRGLGVRFTQEPLKMGEVTTAVLDDTCGNLIQLADD, from the coding sequence ATGCGGATCGCAGTGACCAGTGTTTTCGTCGACGATCAAGACAAAGCGCTGAACTTCTACACCGAGGTGCTCGGCTTCCAGAAGAAGCACGACATTCCGCTCGGCGCGGCCAAGTGGCTGACCGTGGTGTCCCCGCAGGACACCGGCGGCACCGAGTTGTTGCTCGAGCCGGACGGCAACCCCGTCGCCGCGGCCTACAAGAAAGGGCTGCGGGAGGACGGCATCCCCTGCATCCAGTTCGGGGTAGACGATGTGCGGGCCGAGTTCGAACGCCTGCGCGGCCTGGGCGTCCGGTTCACCCAGGAGCCGCTGAAAATGGGCGAGGTGACCACCGCCGTGCTCGATGACACCTGCGGCAATCTGATCCAGCTTGCCGACGACTGA
- a CDS encoding ArsR/SmtB family transcription factor, whose protein sequence is MGDVYKALADPTRRAILDELADRDGQTLFELCTRLTMKHGLSSSRQAISQHLDLLTAAGLVRSTRDGRSKFHYLETAPLRGLADRWLGNHDKD, encoded by the coding sequence GTGGGTGACGTGTACAAGGCGCTGGCCGACCCGACCCGGCGGGCGATTCTCGACGAATTGGCCGACCGGGACGGTCAGACCTTGTTCGAGCTCTGCACTCGGCTGACCATGAAGCATGGCCTGAGCTCCTCGCGGCAGGCCATCTCGCAGCATCTCGACCTGCTGACGGCGGCCGGTCTGGTTCGCAGCACCCGCGACGGCCGTTCCAAATTCCACTACCTCGAGACGGCGCCGTTACGCGGGCTCGCCGATCGCTGGCTCGGGAACCACGACAAGGATTGA
- a CDS encoding TetR/AcrR family transcriptional regulator: MTTQRATQRSTKEPGKRRMPAAERRAQLLDVARDIAAADGFAAVTIERVARESDVARALVYQQFTDLSGLLTALLDREMGIALAGVSSVDLDIGDAGALAHGMLSYLHAAPTSWQIMLSSPDGGPPGLRERLELGRKYAREIGARHLSRFAGVTVDPDGPTERIMLCAIEELARLHLADPQRYPDELFLSYVRSLTDWAVALESGR; this comes from the coding sequence GTGACCACGCAGCGCGCGACGCAGCGCTCCACCAAAGAGCCCGGCAAGCGGCGGATGCCGGCCGCCGAACGACGCGCCCAACTACTGGACGTGGCCCGCGACATCGCCGCCGCGGACGGATTCGCCGCGGTCACCATCGAACGGGTGGCCCGCGAGTCCGATGTCGCCCGCGCCCTGGTCTACCAGCAGTTCACCGACCTGTCGGGCCTGCTGACCGCCCTGCTGGACCGGGAGATGGGCATCGCGCTGGCCGGGGTCAGCAGCGTCGACCTGGACATCGGCGACGCCGGCGCGCTCGCCCACGGCATGCTGAGTTACCTGCACGCCGCGCCGACGAGCTGGCAGATCATGCTCAGCTCACCCGACGGCGGTCCGCCGGGCTTGCGCGAACGCCTGGAACTCGGGCGCAAATACGCCCGGGAGATCGGCGCCCGGCACCTGTCCCGCTTCGCCGGTGTCACCGTGGACCCCGACGGCCCCACCGAGCGAATCATGCTGTGCGCCATCGAGGAACTCGCCCGGCTGCACCTGGCCGACCCGCAGCGTTACCCCGATGAGCTGTTCCTGTCCTATGTACGCTCACTCACCGACTGGGCGGTCGCGCTGGAATCCGGGCGCTGA